A region of Streptomyces sp. NBC_01788 DNA encodes the following proteins:
- a CDS encoding DNA-directed RNA polymerase subunit alpha: MLIAQRPSLTEEVVDEFRSRFVIEPLEPGFGYTLGNSLRRTLLSSIPGAAVTSIRIDGVLHEFTTVPGVKEDVTDLILNIKQLVVSSEHDEPVVMYLRKQGPGLVTAADIAPPAGVEVHNPDLVLATLNGKGKLEMELTVERGRGYVSAVQNKQVGQEIGRIPVDSIYSPVLKVTYKVEATRVEQRTDFDKLIVDVETKQAMRPRDAMASAGKTLVELFGLARELNIDAEGIDMGPSPTDAALAADLALPIEELELTVRSYNCLKREGVHSVGELLARSEADLLDIRNFGAKSIDEVKAKLAGMGLALKDSPPGFDPTAAAFDADDNGNTGFVEPEQY; this comes from the coding sequence GTGCTGATCGCTCAGCGTCCCTCGTTGACCGAAGAGGTCGTCGACGAGTTCCGGTCCCGGTTCGTGATCGAGCCGCTGGAGCCGGGCTTCGGCTACACCCTCGGCAACTCCCTTCGCCGTACCCTCCTGTCGTCGATTCCCGGTGCCGCTGTCACCAGCATCCGCATCGACGGTGTCCTGCACGAGTTCACCACCGTGCCGGGCGTCAAGGAGGACGTCACCGACCTCATCCTCAACATCAAGCAGCTGGTCGTCTCCTCGGAGCACGACGAGCCGGTCGTGATGTACCTGCGCAAGCAGGGCCCGGGTCTGGTCACCGCCGCCGACATCGCGCCGCCGGCCGGTGTCGAGGTGCACAACCCGGACCTCGTCCTCGCCACGCTCAACGGCAAGGGCAAGCTGGAGATGGAGCTGACCGTCGAGCGCGGTCGCGGTTACGTCTCCGCCGTGCAGAACAAGCAGGTCGGTCAGGAGATCGGCCGTATCCCGGTCGACTCGATCTACTCGCCGGTGCTCAAGGTCACGTACAAGGTCGAGGCCACGCGTGTCGAGCAGCGTACCGACTTCGACAAGCTGATCGTCGACGTCGAGACCAAGCAGGCCATGCGTCCGCGTGACGCCATGGCGTCCGCCGGTAAGACCTTGGTGGAGCTGTTCGGTCTGGCCCGCGAGCTCAACATCGACGCCGAGGGCATCGACATGGGTCCGTCCCCGACGGACGCCGCCCTGGCCGCCGACCTGGCGCTGCCGATCGAGGAGCTGGAGCTCACGGTCCGCTCCTACAACTGCCTCAAGCGTGAGGGCGTCCACTCCGTGGGCGAGCTCCTGGCGCGTTCCGAGGCGGACCTGCTGGACATCCGCAACTTCGGTGCGAAGTCCATCGACGAGGTCAAGGCGAAGCTGGCCGGCATGGGCCTGGCCCTGAAGGACAGCCCGCCCGGATTCGACCCGACCGCCGCCGCCTTCGACGCGGACGACAACGGGAACACGGGTTTCGTGGAGCCCGAGCAGTACTGA